CCGCACCGCGTACCGCGCCTTGAGCGAGCCGGGCCGGTAGTAGATCCCGCTGTGCACGACCCCGCTGTTGCGCCCGGTCTGGTGGCGGGCCGGGCCCGGCTCCTTCTCCAGCACGGTCACCCGGGTGCCCGGCGCGGCCCGGCTGATCGCGTACGCCGTCGACAGCCCGACGATCCCCCCTCCGACCACGAGCACATCGCAGTCGTACGCCCCGACCGGCACCTGCACCACCTCCCACGTCGATAGTGCACTGCGCCACTGACATCGCCTTCAAACGCCGAAGTGATCAGTACCGCTCGGGGTGCGGGGCGTGCGCGGGGGCGGGTCCGCAGGCGGGTGTGCCGGGCGGGCGCGCGGGTCCGGGGTCAGGCCGGTGCCATCAGGAGGGGACGGGCCCGCTCCCGCAGTTCCACCACCCTCGGTTCGTCCCCGTACGGCTCCAGGCGGTGCAGCAGGTCCTTCACGTACTCGGTCGTGCGGGCAGACGAGATCCGTCCGGCCACCTCGACCGCCCGCACCCCCTGCTCGCACGCCGCGTCCAGGTTGCCGGACTCCAGCTCGGCGACCGCGGAGACGACCAGCCGCAGCCCGTGCGAGCGCACGAACTCCTCCGTCGGCTTGGACAGGGCCTGCTCGGTGAAGCGCCGCACCTGCCGGGGCAGCTTCAGGTCCCGGTAGCACTCGGCGGCGTCCGCGGCGAACCGGTCGTAGCCGTAGAAGCCGAGCCACGAGGGATCGTTGTCCCCCTCCCGGGCCCGCTCCAGCCAGCCCTCGGCCGCCTTCAGGGCCGCCCCCGCCGCCTGCGCGTCCCCGGCGCGCGCGTGGGCGCGCGCCTCGACCAGCCGGAAGAAGCTCATGGTGCGGGCCGTGGCCAGTCCCCGGTTGCGCTCCAGCGCGGCCTGCGCCAGGTCGACCCCCTCGTCGCCGAAGCCCCGGTAGGTGGCCTGGAGCGACATGGAGGCGAGGACGTACCCGCCGAGCGGGACGTCGGCCGCCGCGCGGGCGAGCCGCAGCGCCTGGATGTAGTAGCGCTGGGCGGCCTCCTGCTGCCCGGTGTCGAAGGCCATCCACCCGGCCAGCCGGGTCAGTTCCGCGGAGGCGCCGAACAGGGCGCGGCCGACCTCGTCGGAGTAGGCGCCGAGCAGCAGCGGCGCCGCCTCCACGCGCAGGCACTCCGGCACCATCGACGAACGCCAGTCGCCGCCTCCGTACTTGGAGTCCCAGCGCCTGGCGTCCTCGGCGGCCTCCCGCAGCTTGCGCACGTCGCTGTGGCCGACTCTGACCGCCCCGCCGGTGCCCTCGGCGGAGCCGTCCTCCCGCGCGACCGAGCTGTCGGCGGGGGTTATCAGCCAGCGTGAGGCGGGCGTCGCG
This Streptomyces misionensis DNA region includes the following protein-coding sequences:
- a CDS encoding MFS transporter, which codes for MSREQRGPNEKLGAVLALAGISNAGLARRVNDLGAQRGLTLRYDKTSVARWVSKGMVPQGAAPHLIAAAIGQKLGRPVPLHEIGLADADPAPEVGLAFPRDVAQAVKSATELYRLDLAGRRAGSGGIWQSLAGSFAVSAYATPASRWLITPADSSVAREDGSAEGTGGAVRVGHSDVRKLREAAEDARRWDSKYGGGDWRSSMVPECLRVEAAPLLLGAYSDEVGRALFGASAELTRLAGWMAFDTGQQEAAQRYYIQALRLARAAADVPLGGYVLASMSLQATYRGFGDEGVDLAQAALERNRGLATARTMSFFRLVEARAHARAGDAQAAGAALKAAEGWLERAREGDNDPSWLGFYGYDRFAADAAECYRDLKLPRQVRRFTEQALSKPTEEFVRSHGLRLVVSAVAELESGNLDAACEQGVRAVEVAGRISSARTTEYVKDLLHRLEPYGDEPRVVELRERARPLLMAPA